The Iamia sp. SCSIO 61187 genomic sequence CTCGATCTCGTCACCGGTGTGGATCGCCCCCTGCTCGACCTTGCCGGTCACCACCGTCCCACGCCCGGTGATCGAGAACACATCCTCGATCGGCATCAAGAACGGCTTGTCGATGTCACGGGTCGGCTCGGGCACGAAGCTGTCGACCGCGTCCATCAGCTCCATCACCTGAGCAGCCGCATCAGCATCGCCCTCGAGGGCCTTGAGCGCCGAGACCCGGACCACCGGGGTGTCATCACCGGGGAACTCGTACTCGGTCAACAGCTCACGGACCTCCATGTCGACGAGCTCCAACAGCTCCTCGTCATCGACCATGTCGACCTTGTTCAACGCCACCACGATCGAGGGCACACCGACCTGACGGGCCAACAGCACGTGCTCCCGGGTCTGGGGCATCGGACCATCGGTCGCCGCCACCACCAAGATCGCCCCGTCGACCTGAGCCGCACCGGTGATCATGTTCTTGATGTAGTCAGCGTGACCCGGCATGTCGACATGGGCGTAGTGACGGTTCGCCGTCTCGTACTCCACATGCGAGATGTTGATCGTGATCCCCCGCTGACGCTCCTCAGGAGCCTTGTCGATCATGTCGAACGGGGTGAAGGCCGTGGTCGGGTCGGCCTCGTGCAACGTCTTGGTGATCGCCGCAGTGAGGGTGGTCTTGCCGTGGTCGATGTGACCCATCGTCCCGATGTTCAGGTGCGGCTTGGACCGGTCGAACTTCTCCTTGGCCATGCTGACGTGCCTCCTCGGCGCGAGACGGGCCGGGCGGAGTGCCCGGCGGCGGGGTGGTGAGATCGGTTGCGTGGTTGGTAGCGACGGTCGGGTTCGAACCGACGACCTCTCGATTATGAGCCGAGCGCTCTCACCAGCTGAGCTACGTCGCCGCATCGGTCGATCGCCGGCCCGGGACCGACGACCTACGAGCCTCCTGTGGGAATCGAACCCACGACCTTTTCCTTACCATGGAAACGCTCTGCCGACTGAGCTAAGGAGGCGTGGCGGACCCGGGCGCGCCGGGATGGCCGGGGGTGCATCCTAGGCGCGGCCACGGGCACCTCCCCAACCTGAACCCGGCTCACCGAGGCCGCCGCCGGACACACCAGAGCCACCCGACACCGGAGGCAACACCATGAACGAACGTGCTGGAGCGCAGCCCCGCGTCGTCGACCGAGCGCCCTCCGTGACATGGGCCGGGGCGCTCAAGTCGCAGGTGGGGGTGCCGACAGGCGCAAGGTGCGCATGAGCAGGATGGTGATCGAGGCGGGACGCCACACGATCGCCCTCGACCTCCACCCCAAGCTGACCGTCATCACCGGCCTTGGCGACCTCGAGCGCGAGAGCCTGGCCGGCGAGCTCCTGGGCGCCCTCGGTCCCAGCCGACCGGGAGTCCACGTCGAGCTCACCACCGACGACGGGCGCCACCTCGCCGTCTTCCGCCCGACCAACGGTCGGGCCCGGCTCGTCGACGTCGACCAGTCCCGCGACATCACCCCCCGCGACGTCGACGGAGGCGTCGACCTCTACTCGCACCACGGCATCGACATGACCGGCGCCCGTCGGGCCCTGAAGGTCACCCGGGCCGACCTCACCACCCAGGCCCAGGGCGACGTCGTCGTGCACCGGCTGGCCGAGGTCGACCAGACCGCCCTGTGGGCCGCCGCCGCCCGGGTGCGCGTCACCGACGAGGCCCTCCAGGCCGAGTCGGTCGCCGCCGGCACCGCCCCCGAGGACGCCGAGATCATCGATCGCATCGAGCGCCGTCACGCCCAGCTCGAGACCGCCCTCGAGGCCCTCAACCGGACCAACCGCCTGGCGCGCGTCGTCACCGCCGCCGGCGTGGTCGGCTGCGTGCTGGCGGCCCTGGTCCAGCCCGTGCTCGCCCTGCCCCTGCTCGCCATCACCGGCCTGGCCCTCGGCGCCGCCTTCGTCTACCGGGCTCGCGCCGCCCGGGCCGAGCGGGCCGAGCGCGAGGCGCTCGACGCCGCCGGGGCCGAGTCCTACCTCGGGTTCCACGTCGCCCGCATCGACGGCCTGGTCTCGGGCGACCAGGCCCGCCGCCGCCTCCTCGCCGCTGCCGCCGACCACCGCCTGGCCGCGGCCCGGTGGTTCGAGGTCGCCGGCGACGTCAGCGTCGACTGGGCCATGGAGCACCACACCGAGATCGCCGTGGCCGCCCGCCTCCGCGCCGACGTCCGCAACCTGGGCGTCATGTCGTCGAGCGCCCCGGGCGACGAGGACGAGATGGCCGCCGACCTGGCCCACGCCCTCCTCGGCCGCATGGCCCGGGCCCGCAGCCTCGGGGACCTGGGCGAGACCTTCCCCCTCGTGATCGACGAGCCCTTCGTCGACCTCGACCCCGGCCTGAAGCCGTCGCTGCTCGAGCTGATGTCCCGCTCGGCCGGCAACCCCCAGGTCGTGCTGCTCACCGCCGACGAGGAGGTCGCCTCCTGGGCCCGCCTCGAGGCCCTGACCGGCGAGCTCTCGGTGCTCGAGCCGACCCCCGACTCCCAGCCGGTCGCGGCCAGCGGGGTGGCGTAGCCCCCACGCGGAACCGGGCGTGACCAGCGCCTCCCGGTCCGTATCCTCGGCCGATGGACGTGCGGCTGGCGACGATCGAGGACGGCGAGGGGATCAGGGCCATCTACAACCGCGAGGTGCTCGAGGGGACGGCCACGTTCGACCTGCGCCCCCGCAGCGCCGAGGACCAGCGCCGTTGGCTGACCGATCGGTCGGGCGCCCACGCCGTCATCGTCGCGGTCGAGGGGGACGAGGTCCTGGGCTTCGGGTCCCTGTCGGCCTACCGTTCCCGTCCCGCCTACGCGACCACGGTCGAGGACTCCGTCTACGTCGCGCCCCAGCACCAGGGCGCCGGTGTCGGCCGGGCGCTGCTCGAGGCCCTGGTCGAGGCGGCCGAGCTCCGGGGCTTCCACACCGTCATCGGTCGCATCGCCGGCGGCAACGAGGGCTCGATCGCCCTGCACCAGCGGTGCGGGTTCGAGGTCGTCGGGGTCGAGCGCGAGGTCGGCCGCAAGTTCCGGCGCTGGCTCGACGTCACCGTGGTGCAACGAGTTCTCTGAGCGGGCGTCGCGCGGGTCACAGGGATCCGACGACCTCGCGGACCGGGTAGGCCTCAGCGGGGGACCTGGCCGCCGTCGGCGAGGATCTCGGCGGCGCGGCGGTTGGCCCGCACCTGGGCGGCGGCGGCGTCGTCCCAGGCGGCGCGGAGGCGGGCGATCTGGGCGGCGACGTCGGCGCCGGTGAGGACCGCCTCCTGCGTCGCCCGGTGCTCGTCGTAGGCCTGGCGGTGCCCACCGGCCCAGTCCACCAGGCGGGCCTGCCCGGATGAGCGGGCGTCGAGGTTGGCGGTGATGGCGGCGCGCAGGCCGTCGAGCCGCTGGCCCACGGCGTCGGCGGCGCCGAAGTCGAACTCCACGGGGCTGGCCCCGGACGCCACCGGCGGCCGGGGGGCGCACCCGTCTCTCCATCCCATGACGCCTCCTCAGCCCGTCGGGGTGGGGGTCGGGACGGGCACGGTCGGTGCCGGGGTGGGCTCCGGCGTCGGGCCGGGGGACGGCTCGGGCGGCTCGGTCGGGGTCGGGACCGGTTCGGGGAGCGGCATCGGTCGGGGCTCGGGGCCGAGCACCTCGGCCTCGAGGATGGCCTCCAGGTCCGCCACCGTCGGTGGTTCGCCGGCGGCCTGCTGCTCGTCGAGGTAGGCCTCGACGGCGGGATGGTCGATCACCCGGCTGGCGGTGCGGTGGTCGTAGGTGGAGAACAGCCACTCGCGCACGTCGGTCTGCGGTGACGACCCGCCGCCGACGCGGTCGATCGCCTCCTGGGTGAGCGAGCGCACCAGGCCCTGGCCGTGGTCGGGGGTCAGTCCGAGGTGGCCGTCGCCGGCTGCGCTGTCGTGGTCGACGACGGTGGTGTCGAGCCCGGCCTGGCGGCGCCACTCGACGAGGGTGCTGAGCCCGTCGCCGTCGGAGGCCTCGTCGCCGAGCGCCTCGGGCCCCTGGAGCTCGTACCAGAACAGGGCGTCGTCGCCGTTGTTGATGGTGATGGTGAGGTCGCGCACCCGGGGGCCGACGAGGGCGCCGTAGTGGTCGGTGTCCCCGGTGGGGGCCGACGCCGGGATCGCCGGCTGGACCATCGTGTAGTCGACGGAGAACCGGCCCGTCGGGTCCTCCATCTGGGAGAGCGCCCGGGTCACGACGTGGTTGCCGAGGCTGTGGGCGGTGATGGCCACGTGCCCGTCGGGGTCGGCGGCGGCGATGGCCGTGAACAGCGGGGCGAGCGTGTCGCCCGTGGCCATGGCCGAGTCCTCGGCGGCGCCGAAGTTGCCCCACGAGCCCGGCGAGGCCCCGACGCTGTCACCCTCGTCCCAGTCGATGACGAGCACCGTCGCCCCCTCCACCCCCTGTTGGTCGTAGAGGTCCGCCGTCGCCTCGCCGGCGCCGGTCGCGCTCGCCGACGACGTGGTCCAACCGTGGGCGACGATGTGCAGGGGCCCACCGGTGCCGGCGATGCCCAGCTCCTCCACCAGCAGCTGCCACTCGAGCTCGCCCATCCCCTCGGGGCGCTCGTCGACGAGCAACCGGATCACCCGGGTCTGACCGTCGCTCCCGTCGCGCACCACCTCGAACAGGTGCGACCACTCCCCCTGGTCGACCGCCTCGGCCAGGCTCGGGGGGCCGGCCGTGTCGAGCTGCATCTCGTTGGAGAAGAGCACCGCCGGGCAGCCGTCGGTGGAGCAGATCCGCTCGGTGGCCCGGAAGGCGTCGGCGATCCGCCCCACCCACAGGTCGAGGTAGGACAGCTCGTCGACGGCGCCGTCGATCGCCTCCACCGCGGTGGCATCGACCCGGCCGCCGAAGCCGGACGGCGTGGCGTTCCACCCCTCGACCAGGGCCGGGAGCCCGGCGAGGGCATCGTTGATGTCCTGGTCGGCCGGGGTCAGGGCCTCCACGTAGCGGTCGAGCTCGTCGGGGTTGGCGCTGATCTGGGGCGTCACCGGGGTCCTCGGGAAGCAGCACGGCTCGAACGCGCGTGCACGACGATGCACCTCGTACCCTCTCGGTCCCGACTTCAACCACGAGGGTCCGGCCTTGCTAGACAGGGCACCGCGCCGGACCGACCGAGGAGCCAGGATGCGGGCCGTCATCATCTACAACAGCCTCACCGGCACCACCGAGAAGGCCGCGCACCGCATCGCCAGCGAGCTCAAGGCCCTGCGCGTCGAGGCCACGCCGGTGCCCATCGCGGAGGTCGACGAGGCCACCGTCGCCGACGTCGACCTGGTCATCGTGGGCACCTGGACCGACGGCATCGTGATCGTGGGCCAGAAGCCCGCCGGCAAGAAGAAGCTGCGCAACCTGCCCTCGCTCGCCGGCAAGAAGGCCGTCGTCTACTGCACCTACGCCGTCGACCCCGGCCACACGCTCGACAAGCTGGTCGCCGAGGTCGCCGCCAAGGGGG encodes the following:
- a CDS encoding GNAT family N-acetyltransferase, with the protein product MDVRLATIEDGEGIRAIYNREVLEGTATFDLRPRSAEDQRRWLTDRSGAHAVIVAVEGDEVLGFGSLSAYRSRPAYATTVEDSVYVAPQHQGAGVGRALLEALVEAAELRGFHTVIGRIAGGNEGSIALHQRCGFEVVGVEREVGRKFRRWLDVTVVQRVL
- a CDS encoding flavodoxin family protein, which gives rise to MRAVIIYNSLTGTTEKAAHRIASELKALRVEATPVPIAEVDEATVADVDLVIVGTWTDGIVIVGQKPAGKKKLRNLPSLAGKKAVVYCTYAVDPGHTLDKLVAEVAAKGADVIGGFAIARHDLVGDVAEFVDRLTPELAGA
- the tuf gene encoding elongation factor Tu, with the protein product MAKEKFDRSKPHLNIGTMGHIDHGKTTLTAAITKTLHEADPTTAFTPFDMIDKAPEERQRGITINISHVEYETANRHYAHVDMPGHADYIKNMITGAAQVDGAILVVAATDGPMPQTREHVLLARQVGVPSIVVALNKVDMVDDEELLELVDMEVRELLTEYEFPGDDTPVVRVSALKALEGDADAAAQVMELMDAVDSFVPEPTRDIDKPFLMPIEDVFSITGRGTVVTGKVEQGAIHTGDEIEIVGIRDTQKTTCTGVEMFRKLLDQGQAGDNIGALLRGTKKEDVERGQVLAKPGSITPHSDFEGEVYVLTKDEGGRHKPFFNNYRPQFFFRTTDITGTITLPEGTEMAMPGDNTSMSVELIHPIAMEEGLRFAIREGGRTVGSGRVTKITK
- a CDS encoding alpha/beta hydrolase, with translation MTPQISANPDELDRYVEALTPADQDINDALAGLPALVEGWNATPSGFGGRVDATAVEAIDGAVDELSYLDLWVGRIADAFRATERICSTDGCPAVLFSNEMQLDTAGPPSLAEAVDQGEWSHLFEVVRDGSDGQTRVIRLLVDERPEGMGELEWQLLVEELGIAGTGGPLHIVAHGWTTSSASATGAGEATADLYDQQGVEGATVLVIDWDEGDSVGASPGSWGNFGAAEDSAMATGDTLAPLFTAIAAADPDGHVAITAHSLGNHVVTRALSQMEDPTGRFSVDYTMVQPAIPASAPTGDTDHYGALVGPRVRDLTITINNGDDALFWYELQGPEALGDEASDGDGLSTLVEWRRQAGLDTTVVDHDSAAGDGHLGLTPDHGQGLVRSLTQEAIDRVGGGSSPQTDVREWLFSTYDHRTASRVIDHPAVEAYLDEQQAAGEPPTVADLEAILEAEVLGPEPRPMPLPEPVPTPTEPPEPSPGPTPEPTPAPTVPVPTPTPTG